A single region of the Winslowiella toletana genome encodes:
- a CDS encoding PTS mannose/fructose/sorbose transporter subunit IIC, whose product MEITTLQIVLIFIVACVAGMGSILDEFQFHRPLVACTLIGFVLGDVKTGIIIGGTLEMIALGWMNIGAAVAPDAALASIISTILVIAGGQSIGAGIALAIPLAAAGQVLTIIVRTITVAFQHAADKAADKGNLTAISWIHVSALVLQAMRIAIPALIVAVSVGTSVVHNLLNSIPEVVTNGLNIAGGMIVVVGYAMVINMMRAGYLMPFFYLGFVTAAFTEFNLVALGVIGVVMALLYIQLSPKYNRVAGAAASGPAKNDLDNELD is encoded by the coding sequence ATGGAGATTACCACTCTTCAAATTGTACTGATATTTATTGTCGCCTGCGTCGCAGGTATGGGATCGATTCTTGATGAGTTTCAGTTTCACCGTCCGTTGGTGGCCTGTACGTTAATTGGCTTTGTGCTGGGAGATGTTAAAACCGGGATTATTATCGGCGGTACGCTGGAAATGATCGCCCTTGGCTGGATGAACATTGGTGCGGCAGTGGCACCCGATGCCGCCCTCGCCTCGATTATTTCGACCATTCTGGTTATCGCCGGTGGGCAAAGCATCGGAGCCGGTATCGCACTGGCTATTCCGCTGGCCGCAGCTGGCCAGGTTCTGACCATTATTGTGCGTACGATTACCGTTGCCTTCCAGCACGCCGCCGATAAAGCGGCCGATAAAGGTAATCTGACCGCAATCAGCTGGATTCACGTTTCGGCATTAGTGTTGCAGGCGATGCGTATTGCCATTCCGGCACTGATCGTTGCTGTATCCGTCGGCACCAGCGTAGTACACAACCTGCTGAACTCGATTCCGGAAGTTGTGACCAATGGCCTGAATATCGCCGGTGGCATGATTGTCGTGGTCGGTTATGCAATGGTCATCAATATGATGCGTGCCGGTTACCTGATGCCGTTCTTCTATCTTGGCTTCGTGACCGCGGCATTTACCGAATTCAACCTGGTCGCACTGGGTGTCATTGGGGTGGTAATGGCACTGCTCTATATTCAGCTCAGCCCGAAATATAACCGCGTCGCGGGTGCAGCAGCGTCTGGCCCGGCAAAAAACGACCTCGATAACGAATTAGACTAA
- a CDS encoding PTS mannose transporter subunit IID: MVDTTTTQKKLTPGDIRGVFLRSNLFQGSWNFERMQALGFCFSMVPVIRRLYPENNDQRKQAIKRHLEFFNTHPYVAAPILGVTMAMEEQRANGAPIDDAAINGIKVGLMGPLAGVGDPIFWGTVRPVFAALGAGIAMSGSLLGPILFFVLFNLVRLATRYYGVAYGYKKGVDIVSDMGGGFLQKLTEGASILGLFVMGALVNKWTHVNIPLVVSRITDQTGQTNVTTVQTILDQLMPGLVPLLLTFGCMWLLRRKVNALWIIMGFFAIGIFGYWIGLLGL; this comes from the coding sequence ATGGTTGATACCACTACCACACAAAAAAAACTCACACCCGGTGATATTCGCGGTGTATTTCTGCGCTCAAACCTGTTCCAGGGATCATGGAACTTTGAACGCATGCAGGCGCTCGGTTTCTGCTTCTCAATGGTGCCGGTGATTCGTCGCCTTTACCCGGAGAATAACGACCAGCGTAAACAGGCAATTAAACGTCACCTTGAGTTCTTTAACACCCACCCGTACGTGGCAGCCCCAATACTGGGCGTGACCATGGCGATGGAAGAGCAGCGTGCCAACGGTGCACCGATTGATGATGCGGCGATTAACGGCATCAAAGTCGGTCTGATGGGGCCACTGGCAGGCGTCGGCGACCCCATCTTCTGGGGTACGGTGCGCCCGGTATTTGCCGCACTCGGAGCCGGTATCGCCATGAGTGGCAGCCTGCTCGGTCCGATACTGTTCTTCGTGCTGTTTAACCTGGTGCGTCTGGCAACTCGCTATTATGGCGTCGCGTATGGCTATAAAAAAGGTGTCGATATTGTTAGCGACATGGGCGGCGGCTTCCTGCAAAAACTGACCGAGGGGGCGTCAATTCTCGGCCTGTTTGTCATGGGGGCACTGGTTAATAAGTGGACGCATGTTAACATTCCACTGGTGGTGTCGAGGATCACCGATCAGACCGGTCAGACCAATGTCACCACCGTTCAGACCATCCTTGATCAGCTGATGCCAGGACTGGTGCCACTGCTGTTGACCTTTGGCTGTATGTGGCTGCTGCGACGTAAAGTGAATGCGCTGTGGATTATCATGGGCTTCTTTGCCATTGGTATCTTCGGCTACTGGATTGGTTTACTCGGACTGTAA
- the manX gene encoding PTS mannose transporter subunit IIAB has product MTIAIVIGTHGWAAEQLLKTAEMLLGDQENVGWIDFVPGENAETLIEKYTARLAELDTSQGVLFLVDTWGGSPFNAASRIVVDKQNYEVIAGVNIPMLVETLMARDDDPAFDELVAVAVETGREGVKALKAKEPEPAAVAATKPAAPAAPTKPMSAEDHMKIGLARIDDRLIHGQVATRWTKETNVNRIIVVSDEVAADNVRKTLLTQVAPPGVTAHVVDVAKMVRVYNNPKYGQDKVMLLFTNPTDVERIVAEGVNITSVNVGGMAFRQGKTQVNNAVSVDEKDIAAFKKLNDRGIELEVRKVSSDQKLKMMDLIAKVNQ; this is encoded by the coding sequence GTGACTATTGCTATTGTCATCGGCACGCATGGTTGGGCAGCAGAGCAGCTTCTGAAAACCGCCGAAATGCTGTTGGGTGATCAGGAAAACGTCGGCTGGATTGATTTTGTCCCCGGTGAAAATGCTGAAACCCTGATTGAGAAGTACACTGCGCGCCTTGCTGAACTCGACACCAGCCAGGGCGTGCTGTTCCTCGTTGATACCTGGGGTGGCAGCCCGTTTAATGCCGCCAGCCGTATTGTGGTCGATAAACAAAACTATGAAGTCATCGCCGGCGTTAATATTCCAATGCTGGTGGAAACGCTGATGGCACGTGACGATGATCCGGCATTCGATGAGCTGGTGGCAGTGGCAGTGGAAACCGGCCGTGAGGGCGTCAAAGCACTGAAGGCTAAAGAGCCTGAACCCGCAGCGGTGGCCGCAACTAAACCCGCCGCACCTGCCGCACCAACCAAACCAATGAGCGCGGAAGACCATATGAAAATTGGTCTGGCCCGTATTGATGACCGCCTGATCCACGGCCAGGTCGCCACCCGCTGGACTAAAGAAACCAACGTAAACCGCATTATCGTCGTCAGTGATGAAGTCGCTGCCGATAACGTGCGCAAAACCCTGCTGACCCAGGTCGCCCCTCCAGGGGTCACTGCACATGTGGTGGACGTCGCGAAAATGGTGCGCGTCTACAACAACCCGAAATACGGTCAGGATAAAGTGATGCTGCTGTTCACCAACCCGACGGATGTCGAGCGTATTGTGGCAGAGGGCGTCAATATCACCTCGGTCAATGTCGGTGGCATGGCATTCCGCCAGGGTAAAACCCAGGTGAACAATGCGGTGTCAGTTGATGAAAAAGATATTGCCGCGTTTAAGAAGCTTAACGATCGCGGAATTGAGCTGGAAGTCAGAAAGGTCTCGTCCGACCAGAAACTGAAAATGATGGACCTGATTGCCAAAGTGAATCAATAA
- the rlmA gene encoding 23S rRNA (guanine(745)-N(1))-methyltransferase has product MPYLCPLCQQPLALNERSWRCTNQHQFDCAKEGYVNLLPVQHKRSKQPGDSAEMMQARREFLDAGHYQPLQQQVAALLDSVLPQQAVSLLDIGCGEGYYTEAVSQRLSQRESRQIYGLDVSKVAIRYAAKRYPEISFCVASSHRLPFAAQSLDAVLRIYAPCKASELARVIRQGGYLLTVAPGPRHLLQFKELIYQQVKLHDESEEQPEGFTRVDQQALSYPMTLNGEEAAALLQMTPFAWRARPEVWGQLVGETAFICETDFVLTLWQRD; this is encoded by the coding sequence ATGCCGTACCTTTGTCCACTTTGTCAGCAACCGCTGGCGCTTAATGAGCGCAGCTGGCGCTGCACGAATCAACATCAGTTTGATTGCGCGAAAGAGGGCTACGTCAATCTGCTGCCGGTACAGCATAAGCGTTCTAAACAGCCGGGCGACAGTGCGGAGATGATGCAGGCGCGCCGTGAGTTTCTTGATGCCGGTCACTATCAGCCGTTACAGCAGCAGGTAGCTGCACTGCTGGACAGCGTATTGCCACAGCAGGCGGTCAGCCTGCTGGATATTGGCTGTGGTGAAGGGTATTACACTGAAGCAGTCAGCCAGCGTTTATCGCAGCGTGAAAGCCGTCAAATATATGGTCTGGACGTGTCTAAGGTCGCCATTCGCTATGCCGCGAAACGCTATCCGGAAATTAGCTTCTGCGTGGCCTCCAGCCATCGCCTGCCTTTCGCCGCGCAGTCATTGGATGCGGTGCTGCGCATTTATGCGCCGTGCAAAGCCAGCGAGCTGGCGCGAGTCATTCGTCAGGGCGGATATTTGCTGACGGTTGCGCCAGGGCCGCGTCACCTGTTGCAGTTCAAAGAACTTATTTATCAGCAGGTAAAGCTGCATGATGAGAGTGAAGAGCAGCCGGAAGGCTTTACGCGCGTTGATCAGCAGGCGTTGAGTTACCCGATGACGCTTAACGGCGAAGAAGCCGCTGCGTTGTTACAAATGACGCCATTCGCCTGGCGTGCGCGCCCGGAAGTATGGGGGCAGCTGGTCGGTGAGACGGCGTTTATCTGCGAGACGGATTTTGTGCTGACGCTGTGGCAGCGCGATTAA
- a CDS encoding MFS transporter, with the protein MSQTSQMDGLPIPQRYGAIIAIALGITVAVLDGAIANVALPTIARDLQASPAQSIWIVNAYQLAIIVSLLSLSFLGDILGYRRIYQWGLVVFSCTSLFCALSSSLEMLTFARVLQGFGGAALMSVNTALIRIIYPQRHLGRGMGINSLIVAVSTAAGPTVAAAVLSVASWQWLFFINVPVGIAALWLALRFLPDNPLKAQGQRFDITSAVMNALTFGLLISALSGAAQGQRWEIIAAELVALLVIGILFIRRQLTLPFPLLPVDLLRIPIFSLSICTSVCSFCAQMLAMVSLPFYLQSVLGRSEVATGLLLTPWPLATMVMAPIAGRLIERYHAGLLGGIGLAMFAAGLFALALLPPAPADVDIIWRMMLCGAGFGLFQSPNNHTIISSAPRNRSGGASGMLGTARLLGQTSGAALVALMFNLFGTHGTHASLIMAGCFSSAAAIVSAMRMTQPRAGK; encoded by the coding sequence ATGTCACAAACCTCTCAAATGGATGGCTTACCCATCCCGCAGCGTTACGGCGCGATCATTGCTATTGCGCTGGGCATCACCGTCGCGGTACTGGACGGTGCGATTGCTAACGTCGCGCTGCCAACCATCGCCCGCGATTTGCAGGCCAGCCCGGCCCAGTCAATCTGGATCGTCAATGCCTATCAGCTGGCGATCATTGTTTCTCTGCTGTCGCTGTCATTTCTCGGCGATATTCTTGGTTATCGCCGGATTTATCAGTGGGGATTGGTGGTTTTTAGCTGCACATCACTGTTCTGTGCGCTCTCCAGCTCGCTGGAGATGCTGACTTTTGCCAGGGTGTTACAGGGATTTGGTGGTGCTGCACTGATGAGTGTTAATACCGCGCTGATCCGCATTATCTATCCCCAGCGCCATCTCGGGCGCGGTATGGGGATAAATTCGCTGATCGTGGCAGTTTCCACTGCAGCAGGCCCTACAGTGGCGGCTGCGGTGTTATCAGTGGCTTCCTGGCAATGGTTGTTCTTTATCAACGTTCCGGTAGGTATTGCCGCGCTGTGGCTCGCGCTGCGCTTTCTGCCGGATAATCCGCTGAAGGCGCAAGGACAGCGTTTTGACATAACCAGTGCCGTGATGAATGCGCTAACCTTCGGTCTGCTGATCTCCGCGCTGAGCGGTGCAGCGCAGGGCCAGCGCTGGGAAATTATCGCGGCAGAGTTGGTGGCGTTACTGGTGATCGGGATTCTGTTTATCCGCCGTCAGCTTACCTTGCCGTTTCCGCTGTTGCCGGTCGATCTGCTGCGCATTCCGATTTTCTCACTGTCGATTTGCACCTCCGTTTGCTCATTCTGCGCGCAAATGCTGGCAATGGTATCGCTGCCGTTCTATCTGCAAAGCGTGCTGGGACGCAGTGAAGTCGCAACCGGATTGCTGTTGACGCCGTGGCCGCTGGCCACCATGGTGATGGCGCCGATTGCCGGCCGCTTAATTGAGCGCTACCACGCCGGTCTGCTCGGCGGTATTGGACTGGCGATGTTTGCCGCCGGTCTGTTTGCGCTGGCGTTATTGCCACCCGCACCGGCCGATGTCGATATCATCTGGAGAATGATGCTGTGCGGTGCCGGTTTTGGCCTGTTCCAGTCACCAAACAATCATACGATTATCTCTTCCGCACCGCGTAACCGCAGTGGCGGTGCCAGTGGCATGCTGGGTACTGCACGTCTGTTGGGGCAAACCAGTGGTGCGGCGCTGGTGGCACTGATGTTTAATCTGTTTGGTACTCACGGCACCCATGCTTCGCTAATTATGGCCGGATGCTTCTCCAGTGCGGCAGCCATTGTCAGTGCAATGCGCATGACCCAGCCACGCGCCGGAAAATAA
- a CDS encoding DUF986 family protein, whose product MSLTDYLIIAVIALFLLYAIYDELLMDRLRGKTRLKVLLQRRNKLDSLIFIGLIAILLYHNVSANGPQVTTTLLLILAFIAIYIFWIRRPKLLLKPQGFFYANVWVAYSRIKSMNLSEDGVLVMQLEQRRLLIYVRELDDLERIYKTMVENQ is encoded by the coding sequence ATGTCTTTAACCGATTATCTCATCATTGCCGTTATCGCCCTGTTTCTGCTGTACGCGATTTATGATGAATTACTGATGGATCGTCTGCGCGGTAAAACCCGTCTGAAAGTGCTGCTGCAACGCCGTAACAAGCTGGATAGCCTGATCTTTATCGGCTTGATCGCCATTTTGCTTTATCACAACGTTTCAGCCAACGGGCCACAAGTTACCACGACGTTACTGCTGATTCTGGCTTTTATCGCCATTTATATTTTCTGGATTCGCCGACCGAAATTGTTGTTAAAACCGCAGGGCTTTTTCTACGCGAACGTCTGGGTAGCTTATTCCCGTATCAAAAGTATGAATTTATCGGAAGATGGCGTACTGGTGATGCAATTAGAGCAGCGCCGCCTGCTGATTTACGTCAGAGAATTAGACGACCTTGAAAGAATTTATAAAACAATGGTAGAAAATCAATAA
- the mntP gene encoding manganese efflux pump MntP — MNLSAMLILAFGMSMDAFAASIGKGAALHKPRFSEALRTGLIFGVIEAITPLIGWCIGQFATQFVMGWSDWIAFILLAFLGGRMIAEGFRGQSSDCAPVHRHGFWLLVMTAIATSLDAMAIGVSLAFLQVNILQTAMMIGLATLIMSTAGIMVGRFIGPMLGKRAEILGGVVLIGIGCSILYSSLA; from the coding sequence ATGAATCTTTCCGCAATGCTTATTCTTGCTTTTGGCATGTCTATGGATGCTTTTGCCGCCTCGATCGGTAAAGGTGCAGCCCTGCATAAACCCCGTTTTTCCGAAGCACTCCGTACTGGCTTAATCTTTGGCGTAATCGAAGCCATTACACCGTTAATTGGTTGGTGTATTGGTCAGTTTGCGACGCAATTTGTCATGGGATGGAGCGACTGGATCGCGTTTATACTGCTGGCGTTTCTCGGTGGGCGAATGATCGCCGAGGGGTTTCGTGGCCAGAGCAGCGACTGCGCGCCGGTGCACCGTCACGGTTTCTGGCTGCTGGTGATGACCGCAATCGCCACCAGCCTTGATGCGATGGCGATTGGCGTCAGCCTTGCCTTCCTGCAAGTCAACATACTGCAAACCGCGATGATGATCGGCCTGGCAACGCTGATTATGTCAACAGCAGGCATTATGGTCGGGCGCTTTATCGGGCCGATGCTTGGCAAGCGTGCCGAGATCCTCGGCGGCGTAGTGCTGATCGGCATTGGTTGCAGTATTCTTTACTCCAGCCTGGCTTAA
- a CDS encoding TerC family protein — protein sequence MEFLLDPSIWAGLLTLIVLEIVLGIDNLVFIAILADKLPPKQRDKARIIGLSLALLMRLGLLSLISWMVTLTKPLFSVADFSFSGRDLILLFGGVFLLFKATMELHERLENRQHESDGNRSYASFWAVVIQIVILDAVFSLDAVITAVGMVNDLAVMMTAVIIAMGVMLLASKPLTNFVNAHPTVVVLCLSFLLMIGLSLVAEGFGFHIPKGYLYAAIGFSILIELFNQIARRNFVRHQSHRPMRERTAEAILRLMGGRQGSQQVNSETSEVTSVMPKEAFKDEERYMINGVLTLASRSVRSIMTPRGEISWVDAERPLDEIRIQLLDTPHSLFPVCRGELDEIIGVVRAKELLVALDHGIDVATFASATPPIIVPETLDPINLLGVLRRAKGSFVVVTNEFGVVQGLITPLDVLEAIAGEFPDEDETPDIIADGDGWLVKGGTDLHSLQQLLDTQDLVKAEDDHASLAGLLIAQKGQLPLPGDVIELPPLRFQIIEATDYRVDLVRVTKERNEMDDEEA from the coding sequence ATGGAATTTCTCTTAGACCCCTCAATTTGGGCCGGTCTGCTGACGCTTATCGTTCTTGAGATCGTGCTGGGTATTGATAACCTGGTATTTATCGCCATTCTTGCGGATAAATTGCCACCGAAGCAGCGCGATAAAGCGCGTATTATCGGCCTGTCACTGGCGCTGTTGATGCGTCTGGGGCTGTTGTCGCTGATTTCGTGGATGGTGACGCTGACCAAGCCGTTATTCAGCGTGGCGGACTTTAGTTTCTCCGGGCGTGATTTGATTTTACTGTTCGGCGGTGTATTTCTGTTGTTTAAGGCAACCATGGAGTTGCATGAACGGCTGGAGAACCGTCAACATGAGAGTGATGGCAACCGCAGCTACGCCAGTTTTTGGGCAGTGGTGATTCAGATTGTCATACTGGATGCGGTGTTCTCACTTGATGCGGTAATAACCGCAGTCGGTATGGTCAATGACCTGGCAGTAATGATGACCGCGGTGATCATTGCGATGGGGGTTATGCTGCTGGCGTCCAAGCCGTTAACTAACTTTGTTAACGCGCATCCGACAGTTGTGGTGCTGTGTCTCAGCTTCCTGCTGATGATTGGTCTGAGCCTGGTCGCTGAAGGCTTTGGATTCCACATTCCGAAAGGTTACCTGTACGCGGCGATCGGCTTCTCGATTCTTATCGAGCTGTTTAACCAGATTGCGCGACGTAACTTTGTCCGTCATCAGTCGCACCGCCCGATGCGTGAGCGTACCGCAGAAGCGATTCTGCGCCTGATGGGCGGGCGCCAGGGTTCGCAGCAGGTAAACAGTGAGACCAGCGAAGTGACATCGGTAATGCCGAAGGAAGCCTTTAAGGACGAAGAGCGCTACATGATTAACGGCGTATTAACGCTGGCCTCGCGTTCGGTGCGCAGCATTATGACGCCGCGCGGCGAAATCTCCTGGGTTGATGCTGAGCGCCCGCTGGATGAGATTCGCATTCAGCTGCTGGATACGCCGCACAGCCTGTTCCCGGTGTGTCGCGGTGAACTGGATGAAATTATCGGTGTGGTGCGTGCCAAAGAGCTGTTAGTGGCGCTGGATCATGGTATTGATGTGGCCACTTTCGCGTCGGCGACGCCGCCGATTATCGTGCCAGAAACGCTCGATCCGATTAACCTGCTGGGTGTATTACGCCGTGCCAAGGGCAGCTTTGTGGTGGTCACCAACGAGTTTGGCGTGGTGCAGGGGCTGATCACACCGCTGGACGTGCTGGAAGCGATTGCCGGTGAATTTCCTGATGAGGATGAAACGCCGGATATCATTGCCGACGGCGACGGCTGGCTGGTTAAAGGCGGCACCGATCTTCACTCGTTGCAGCAGCTGCTGGATACTCAGGATTTGGTTAAAGCCGAAGACGATCATGCTTCGCTGGCGGGCTTACTGATTGCGCAGAAAGGACAGTTGCCGTTACCCGGTGATGTCATTGAGCTGCCGCCACTGCGCTTCCAGATTATCGAAGCGACAGATTATCGCGTGGATCTGGTGCGTGTGACCAAAGAACGCAACGAAATGGACGATGAAGAGGCCTGA
- the cspE gene encoding transcription antiterminator/RNA stability regulator CspE codes for MAKIKGQVKWFNESKGFGFITPADGSKDVFVHFSAIQGNGFKTLAEGQNVEFEIQDGQKGPAAVNVNAI; via the coding sequence ATGGCAAAGATTAAAGGTCAGGTTAAGTGGTTCAACGAGTCTAAAGGTTTTGGTTTCATTACTCCTGCTGACGGCAGCAAAGATGTGTTCGTACACTTCTCTGCAATCCAGGGTAACGGCTTCAAAACTCTGGCTGAAGGCCAGAATGTTGAGTTCGAAATTCAGGACGGCCAGAAAGGTCCAGCTGCAGTTAACGTTAATGCAATCTGA
- a CDS encoding MBL fold metallo-hydrolase — MAWKNPWYDPSKAHHTPEGFCNPETDLRQQGDLARWRKERKAQGLPFPPAAGYAGFISQWWQPADLSGDQDAVWWLGHACLMLRIDQRYTLIDPALSQRASPLRWYGPARKTPAALNIDDLPRLDVVLISHNHYDHLDRPTIKKILRRFPEVQFVVPLGLKPWFIRQGARHVSQADWWQATELAGMTIHAVPARHWSMRTLRDRNRSLWCGWTINVKKLNFWFTGDSGYSENLLEIPRRLGPFNLAALPVGAYAPKWFMHAQHMDPQQAVSLHRDLGCPLSIPIHWGVFELADESLDTPPAELAHSMQSAGLDPQRFQPWRIGARALINNIIQE, encoded by the coding sequence ATGGCGTGGAAAAATCCGTGGTATGACCCGTCTAAGGCGCACCATACGCCAGAGGGTTTTTGTAATCCGGAAACTGATTTACGTCAGCAGGGCGATTTAGCGCGTTGGCGCAAGGAGCGTAAAGCGCAGGGGCTGCCATTTCCGCCCGCAGCAGGGTATGCCGGGTTTATCTCCCAATGGTGGCAGCCAGCAGACCTCTCCGGCGATCAGGATGCTGTCTGGTGGCTGGGACACGCTTGCCTGATGCTGCGTATCGATCAGCGCTATACCCTGATCGATCCGGCGTTATCTCAGCGCGCTTCGCCGTTGCGCTGGTATGGCCCGGCACGTAAAACGCCTGCGGCGCTGAATATCGACGATTTACCCCGGCTGGATGTGGTGCTTATTTCGCATAATCATTACGATCATCTCGATCGTCCAACCATCAAGAAAATTTTGCGGCGCTTTCCTGAAGTGCAGTTTGTTGTGCCGCTCGGCCTGAAGCCGTGGTTTATTCGCCAGGGCGCGCGCCATGTCAGTCAGGCAGACTGGTGGCAAGCTACTGAGCTGGCGGGCATGACCATTCATGCCGTACCGGCACGTCACTGGAGTATGCGCACGCTGCGAGATCGTAATCGTTCACTGTGGTGTGGCTGGACAATAAACGTCAAAAAACTGAATTTCTGGTTCACCGGCGACAGCGGCTACTCCGAAAATTTACTCGAAATCCCGCGCCGTCTTGGGCCTTTTAATCTGGCCGCGTTACCGGTCGGTGCCTATGCACCAAAATGGTTCATGCACGCCCAGCATATGGATCCGCAGCAGGCGGTTTCTTTGCACCGAGATCTGGGTTGCCCTCTATCTATTCCGATTCACTGGGGAGTATTTGAGCTGGCTGATGAATCACTGGATACGCCGCCAGCCGAACTGGCGCATTCGATGCAGTCGGCAGGGCTTGATCCACAACGCTTCCAGCCGTGGAGAATAGGAGCAAGAGCGCTGATAAATAATATTATCCAGGAATAA
- a CDS encoding YebO family protein — MNEMANGVMGFASMGFSAALVIVGLIAWFFVNRASVRASEQIRLLESLLDEQKKQNALLRRLTDSVSGSESKNAVEQQDEKDFTRLIPER; from the coding sequence ATGAATGAGATGGCGAATGGCGTGATGGGTTTTGCGTCAATGGGATTTAGTGCAGCGCTGGTCATTGTTGGCCTGATCGCATGGTTTTTTGTTAACCGCGCCAGCGTGCGTGCCAGTGAGCAGATTCGCCTGCTGGAATCGCTGCTGGATGAGCAGAAAAAGCAAAACGCGCTGTTGCGCCGCCTGACGGATAGCGTCAGCGGTAGTGAGAGCAAAAACGCAGTGGAGCAGCAGGACGAGAAAGATTTCACTCGCCTGATTCCTGAGCGATAA
- the kdgR gene encoding DNA-binding transcriptional regulator KdgR, which produces MANADLDKQPDSVSSVLKVFGILQALGEERENGITELSQRVMMSKSTVYRFLQTMKSLGYVSQEGESEKYALTLKLFELGAKALQNVDLIRSADIQMRELSRLTKETIHLGALEEDSIVYIHKIDSMYNLRMYSRIGRRNPLHSTAIGKVLLAWRDPAEVQEILQHVEFTRSTARTLASAEELLPVLEKVKSQGFGEDNEEQEEGLRCIAVPVFDRFGVVIAGLSMSFPTIRFAEENKKDYVSMLHRAASALSSQMGYHDYPF; this is translated from the coding sequence ATGGCCAATGCAGATCTTGATAAGCAGCCCGACTCCGTCTCTTCCGTGCTAAAAGTGTTTGGCATTTTGCAGGCGTTAGGTGAAGAGCGTGAAAACGGCATTACCGAACTGTCGCAGCGCGTGATGATGTCTAAAAGCACCGTCTACCGTTTTCTGCAGACCATGAAGTCACTTGGCTATGTGTCGCAGGAGGGCGAATCGGAAAAGTATGCTCTGACGCTGAAATTGTTTGAGCTGGGTGCGAAAGCGCTGCAAAACGTCGATTTGATCCGCAGCGCCGATATCCAAATGCGGGAGCTGTCGCGCCTGACCAAAGAAACCATTCATCTCGGCGCGCTGGAAGAAGACAGCATTGTCTATATTCATAAAATCGACTCAATGTACAACCTGCGGATGTATTCGCGCATTGGCCGTCGTAACCCGCTGCACAGCACCGCGATTGGTAAAGTATTACTGGCATGGCGCGATCCGGCCGAAGTGCAGGAAATTTTGCAGCATGTAGAATTTACCCGCAGCACCGCGCGTACTTTGGCCAGTGCTGAAGAGCTGTTACCGGTGCTGGAGAAAGTAAAATCGCAGGGATTCGGCGAGGATAACGAAGAGCAGGAAGAGGGCTTACGCTGTATCGCAGTGCCGGTGTTTGACCGTTTTGGCGTGGTGATTGCAGGTCTGAGTATGTCATTCCCGACAATTCGCTTCGCGGAAGAGAATAAAAAAGATTATGTCAGCATGCTGCATCGCGCTGCGAGTGCGCTGTCATCCCAGATGGGCTATCACGACTATCCATTCTGA
- a CDS encoding YobH family protein, whose amino-acid sequence MKMIIRIVILLAIIWLAMLLTGYGVLTGSNKNAAGMGLQCQYLTARGMVSAQYLHTDSGIIGVTDCPILKKTGEVVDN is encoded by the coding sequence ATGAAAATGATTATTCGTATCGTCATACTGCTGGCGATTATTTGGCTGGCGATGTTATTAACGGGCTACGGGGTGTTGACCGGCAGTAACAAAAATGCCGCAGGCATGGGTTTACAGTGTCAGTATCTGACCGCACGCGGTATGGTTTCGGCACAATATCTGCATACCGACAGCGGGATTATCGGCGTGACTGACTGCCCAATCCTGAAGAAAACCGGTGAAGTGGTCGATAATTAA